A stretch of Brassica napus cultivar Da-Ae chromosome C6, Da-Ae, whole genome shotgun sequence DNA encodes these proteins:
- the LOC106388943 gene encoding L-type lectin-domain containing receptor kinase S.4-like, with protein METFVFVWLLLIFFTHLASSLTQDFSFIGFKKASPNLIMSGVTEIASTGAIRLTTDTSRVIGHAFYSLPIRFKPPGQNRALSFSTSFVIAMVPEYVTLGGHGLAFTITPTPNLQGSLSSQYLGILNSSRANVSSHFFAVEFDTVKDLEFEDINDNHVGIDINSLESSASTPAAYFLPNSTKKELFLDSGRVIQAWIDYDSNKKRLDIKLSPLSEKPKLSLLSYNIDLSSVVGDEMYVGFSASTGLLASSHYILGWNFNMSGEALSLSLPSLPRVPRPLKKKKSPGLILGVSLSCSLLVIAGLVAAVMFGIKKVKDEDRVEEWELDFGPHRFSYKELKKATNGFADKELLGSGGFGKVYKGKLPDSEEFVAVKRISHESRQGVREFMSEVSSIGHLRHRNLVQLLGWCRRRQDLLLVYDFMPNGSLDMYLFGETPKVILTWDQRFKIIKGVASALLYLHEGWEQTVIHRDIKAANVLLDGDMNGRVGDFGLAKLYEHGSNPGATRVVGTFGYLAPELTKSGKLTTSTDVYAFGALLLEVACGRRPIETNALPEELVMVDWVWSRWQSGDIRDVVDRRLNSEYDEDEVVMVIKLGLLCSNNSPEVRPTMRQVVMYLEKQFPSPEVVPAPDFLDANDSMCLDDGSGNINAGEFEDFVDSARFYSGPNPTTSSSIFSFGGKAKTDGR; from the coding sequence ATGGAGACCTTTGTCTTCGTCTGGCTActtctcatcttcttcacaCACTTGGCTTCATCTCTAACACAAGACTTCTCTTTCATTGGCTTCAAAAAAGCCTCTCCAAATCTAATCATGTCAGGAGTTACAGAGATAGCCAGCACTGGGGCCATCAGGCTCACAACGGACACAAGTCGCGTGATTGGTCACGCCTTCTACTCCTTACCAATCCGTTTCAAGCCACCCGGTCAAAATCGAGCTCTTTCTTTCTCCACCTCTTTTGTAATCGCCATGGTTCCAGAGTACGTCACGCTTGGAGGTCATGGACTTGCCTTCACCATCACGCCAACTCCAAATCTCCAAGGCTCTCTTTCTAGCCAGTACTTAGGGATTTTGAACTCAAGCCGAGCTAACGTCTCTAGCCACTTCTTCGCTGTGGAGTTCGATACCGTCAAGGATTTGGAGTTTGAGGACATCAATGATAACCATGTCGGAATCGATATAAACAGTTTGGAGTCAAGTGCTTCAACTCCAGCTGCTTATTTTCTCCCAAACTCAACGAAGAAAGAGCTGTTCCTCGACAGTGGTAGAGTGATTCAAGCTTGGATTGATTACGATTCAAACAAGAAAAGGTTAGATATTAAGCTTTCTCCACTCTCTGAGAAACCAAAGTTGTCTCTTCTCTCTTACAATATAGATCTGTCCTCTGTCGTTGGAGATGAAATGTATGTTGGATTCTCTGCTTCGACCGGTTTGCTAGCTAGTTCCCATTACATCTTAGGTTGGAACTTTAACATGAGTGGAGAAGCTTTGTCTCTGTCTCTACCGTCTCTCCCTAGGGTTCCACGTCcactcaagaagaagaagagccccGGCTTGATCCTAGGAGTATCTCTCTCGTGTTCCCTTTTGGTCATAGCGGGTCTTGTCGCCGCAGTTATGTTTGGTATTAAAAAGGTCAAAGATGAAGACAGAGTTGAAGAGTGGGAGCTTGACTTTGGTCCGCATAGATTCTCTTATAAAGAGCTGAAGAAAGCTACGAATGGTTTTGCGGACAAGGAGCTTCTCGGGTCTGGTGGATTCGGGAAAGTATACAAAGGGAAGCTTCCAGATTCAGAAGAGTTTGTAGCTGTCAAAAGAATCTCTCACGAGTCAAGACAAGGTGTACGAGAGTTCATGTCTGAAGTCTCGAGCATTGGTCACCTCAGGCATAGGAATCTTGTTCAGTTGCTAGGTTGGTGTCGAAGACGACAGGATTTGCTCCTGGTCTATGACTTCATGCCTAATGGAAGCTTAGACATGTACTTGTTCGGTGAAACCCCTAAAGTTATCTTGACTTGGGACCAACGCTTCAAAATTATCAAAGGGGTTGCTTCTGCTTTACTCTACTTGCATGAAGGATGGGAACAAACCGTTATTCACCGCGATATTAAAGCCGCAAACGTTTTATTAGACGGTGATATGAACGGGCGTGTTGGAGATTTCGGTCTTGCTAAGTTATATGAGCATGGATCGAACCCTGGAGCTACAAGAGTGGTTGGTACGTTTGGGTACTTAGCTCCAGAACTTACTAAATCAGGAAAGTTAACAACAAGCACTGATGTTTATGCGTTTGGTGCGCTTCTATTGGAAGTAGCTTGCGGGAGAAGACCGATTGAGACAAATGCGTTACCGGAAGAGCTTGTAATGGTTGATTGGGTTTGGTCAAGGTGGCAAAGTGGAGACATTAGAGATGTTGTGGACAGGAGATTGAACAGTgagtatgatgaagatgaagtggTTATGGTTATCAAACTAGGCCTTCTTTGTTCGAACAACTCACCTGAAGTTCGACCTACGATGAGACAAGTGGTTATGTATCTCGAGAAGCAGTTCCCGTCGCCGGAAGTTGTCCCTGCGCCGGATTTTTTAGATGCAAATGATAGTATGTGTCTTGATGATGGAAGCGGTAATATTAATGCTGGCGAGTTTGAGGACTTTGTGGACTCAGCTAGGTTTTATAGTGGACCGAATCCGACTACTAGTTCGTCTATATTCTCATTTGGGGGTAAAGCTAAAACCGATGGGAGATGA
- the LOC106388944 gene encoding AT-hook motif nuclear-localized protein 15 isoform X2, whose translation MTRSDPRLDHDFTNNSGSPNTHTQNSQEEQDELPAVEHGSGSGSTGRRPRGRPPGSKNKPKNPVVVTKESPNSLQSHVLEIATGADVAESLNAFARRRGRGVSVLSGSGLVTNVTLRQPAASGVVSLRGQFEILSMCGAFLPTSGSPAAAAGLTIYLAGAQGQVLGGGVAGPLIASGPVIVIAATFCNASFERLPFEDEQQQPQVEEAKEKENDDNKSGNDGTEGSMQPMYNMTPNVMPNGHQIAQHDVFWGAPPPRVPPSY comes from the coding sequence ATGACTCGGTCGGATCCAAGATTGGACCATGACTTCACCAACAACAGTGGAAGCCCTAACACTCATACTCAGAACAGCCAAGAGGAGCAGGACGAGTTACCCGCCGTCGAACATGGATCTGGATCCGGGTCTACGGGTCGACGTCCGCGGGGTAGACCTCCTGGTTCCAAGAACAAGCCCAAGAACCCAGTGGTTGTCACCAAAGAAAGCCCCAACTCGCTGCAAAGCCACGTCCTCGAGATCGCCACTGGTGCTGACGTGGCGGAAAGCTTAAACGCGTTTGCTCGTAGACGCGGGAGAGGCGTTTCTGTTCTGAGCGGTAGCGGTTTGGTCACTAATGTCACTCTGCGTCAGCCTGCTGCATCTGGAGTTGTGTCTCTTCGTGGTCAGTTTGAGATCTTGTCTATGTGCGGTGCTTTTCTTCCCACTTCTGGTTCTCCGGCTGCAGCTGCTGGTTTAACCATTTACTTAGCTGGAGCTCAGGGTCAAGTCTTGGGAGGTGGAGTCGCTGGACCGCTTATTGCATCTGGACCGGTTATTGTGATCGCTGCTACGTTTTGCAATGCTAGTTTCGAAAGGTTACCTTTTGAAGATGAGCAACAACAACCACAAGTAGAAGAAGCGAAGGAGAAAGAGAATGATGATAACAAGAGTGGGAATGATGGAACTGAAGGGTCGATGCAGCCGATGTATAATATGACTCCTAACGTTATGCCAAATGGTCACCAAATTGCTCAACACGACGTGTTTTGGGGTGCTCCTCCGCCTCGTGTTCCTCCTTCATACTGA
- the LOC125588433 gene encoding uncharacterized protein LOC125588433 — protein sequence MKQCALNWSTQFLSTAGKAVMIQSVLSVITSFSMTCFDLPVSLCKRIQSVLTRFWWDSKDGVRKICWVSWEKLTQPKDLERLGFRDIQAFNHALLAKIGWRLLTNPDYLLAKVLLGKYCHKTSFLKTQPTSSISHGWRGILWGRDLLLNHLGKAVGNGESTSVWTDSWIQPETKLKPIGPVFLLDRDLMVSDLLTRETREWNTDLVEKLMPELKEHVLKLRPSVLESVDHILFHCQYANEVWRYGPWNQSIDTTDATTFFEKLERSWNLTPLPPYGFTGNALPWICWALKEWEIAQPPSLKIPKSLTTGQQHNPMVLDPSEIFCNTDASWSHTSKEAGLAWIFTNGSATEIFRGSIKQSAASSPCMGEALAMREALLQAATNHYSIICIRTYSQVLAQAITSRRKTTELYGILSDIDELAFSSSSPFINCRFTYISRANNGPADGLAKACLVAQPVVNPNQNSV from the exons ATGAAACAATGCGCCCTAAACTGGTCTACACAGTTCCTGTCTACTGCAGGCAAGGCAGTGATGATCCAATCAGTACTCTCTGTAATCACGTCCTTCTCTATGACTTGCTTTGATCTCCCTGTCAGTCTCTGTAAACGAATCCAGTCAGTACTGACAAGATTCTGGTGGGACTCTAAAGACGGTGTGAGGAAAATCTGTTGGGTCTCGTGGGAGAAATTGACACAACCGAAAGACCTAGAAAGATTGGGGTTTCGAGATATACAGGCCTTTAACCACGCGCTCCTAGCAAAAATAGGGTGGAGATTACTTACCAATCCAGACTATCTCTTAGCAAAGGTTCTTCTGGGCAAATACTGCCATAAGACATCCTTTCTAAAGACGCAACCGACCTCCTCGATCTCGCATGGTTGGAGAGGAATCCTGTGGGGCAGAGACCTTCTTCTAAATCACCTAGGCAAGGCAGTAGGAAACGGTGAATCAACATCTGTTTGGACAGATTCTTGGATTCAACCAGAGACGAAGCTCAAACCTATTGGCCCCGTCTTCCTCCTAGACAGAGACCTCATGGTCTCAGACCTATTGACACGAGAAACAAGAGAGTGGAATACCGACCTTGTGGAGAAGCTCATGCCCGAACTAAAGGAACACGTACTGAAGCTGCGACCTAGTGTCCTTG AGAGTGTGGATCACATCCTCTTTCACTGCCAATACGCAAACGAGGTCTGGAGGTATGGACCGTGGAATCAATCCATCGATACAACTGATGCTACAACGTTCTTCGAAAAGCTTGAGAGATCTTGGAACTTAACTCCCCTCCCACCTTATGGATTCACGGGCAATGCTTTGCCGTGGATATGCTGG GCCCTCAAGGAATGGGAGATTGCGCAACCCCCGAGCCTGAAAATCCCCAAATCATTGACTACTGGCCAGCAACACAATCCGATGGTCCTTGATCCCTCTGAAATCTTCTGTAACACTGACGCGTCCTGGAGTCACACCTCTAAAGAAGCAGGACTAGCTTGGATCTTCACAAATGGATCAGCAACAGAGATATTTCGCGGGTCGATCAAGCAAAGCGCAGCCTCATCGCCATGCATGGGCGAAGCTCTGGCGATGAGAGAGGCCTTACTCCAAGCAGCCACCAATCACTACTCCATTATCTGTATTCGAACATACTCTCAAGTGCTTGCACAAGCTATCACCTCTCGACGGAAGACGACGGAACTCTACGGGATTCTATCAGATATCGACGAGCTCGCTTTCTCCTCTTCCTCCCCCTTTATCAATTGTCGTTTTACTTATATTTCTAGGGCCAATAACGGGCCGGCTGATGGGCTTGCCAAGGCCTGTCTGGTAGCACAGCCCGTtgtaaacccaaaccaaaactctgtttaa
- the LOC106388944 gene encoding AT-hook motif nuclear-localized protein 15 isoform X1 encodes MANPWWVGNVAIGVESPVTSSAPSLHHRSSNNPNMTRSDPRLDHDFTNNSGSPNTHTQNSQEEQDELPAVEHGSGSGSTGRRPRGRPPGSKNKPKNPVVVTKESPNSLQSHVLEIATGADVAESLNAFARRRGRGVSVLSGSGLVTNVTLRQPAASGVVSLRGQFEILSMCGAFLPTSGSPAAAAGLTIYLAGAQGQVLGGGVAGPLIASGPVIVIAATFCNASFERLPFEDEQQQPQVEEAKEKENDDNKSGNDGTEGSMQPMYNMTPNVMPNGHQIAQHDVFWGAPPPRVPPSY; translated from the coding sequence aTGGCGAATCCTTGGTGGGTAGGGAACGTTGCGATAGGAGTGGAGAGTCCTGTGACGTCATCAGCTCCGTCTTTGCATCACAGAAGCAGCAATAACCCGAATATGACTCGGTCGGATCCAAGATTGGACCATGACTTCACCAACAACAGTGGAAGCCCTAACACTCATACTCAGAACAGCCAAGAGGAGCAGGACGAGTTACCCGCCGTCGAACATGGATCTGGATCCGGGTCTACGGGTCGACGTCCGCGGGGTAGACCTCCTGGTTCCAAGAACAAGCCCAAGAACCCAGTGGTTGTCACCAAAGAAAGCCCCAACTCGCTGCAAAGCCACGTCCTCGAGATCGCCACTGGTGCTGACGTGGCGGAAAGCTTAAACGCGTTTGCTCGTAGACGCGGGAGAGGCGTTTCTGTTCTGAGCGGTAGCGGTTTGGTCACTAATGTCACTCTGCGTCAGCCTGCTGCATCTGGAGTTGTGTCTCTTCGTGGTCAGTTTGAGATCTTGTCTATGTGCGGTGCTTTTCTTCCCACTTCTGGTTCTCCGGCTGCAGCTGCTGGTTTAACCATTTACTTAGCTGGAGCTCAGGGTCAAGTCTTGGGAGGTGGAGTCGCTGGACCGCTTATTGCATCTGGACCGGTTATTGTGATCGCTGCTACGTTTTGCAATGCTAGTTTCGAAAGGTTACCTTTTGAAGATGAGCAACAACAACCACAAGTAGAAGAAGCGAAGGAGAAAGAGAATGATGATAACAAGAGTGGGAATGATGGAACTGAAGGGTCGATGCAGCCGATGTATAATATGACTCCTAACGTTATGCCAAATGGTCACCAAATTGCTCAACACGACGTGTTTTGGGGTGCTCCTCCGCCTCGTGTTCCTCCTTCATACTGA